From a region of the Lactuca sativa cultivar Salinas chromosome 4, Lsat_Salinas_v11, whole genome shotgun sequence genome:
- the LOC111906883 gene encoding uncharacterized protein LOC111906883, with amino-acid sequence MAVRISSMQLVSIHHKPNRTPSTSKRVFISAKSDSEKPSSPPLQIRSNIKLQKVFEDKSSGIVCYRDDKGEVICEGYDEGPRIPQTLFSRFSSHQRDGEAMIRLLKRSLLLVIGGAGKVN; translated from the exons ATGGCTGTAAGAATTTCCTCTATGCAGTTAGTCTCGATACATCATAAGCCTAATCGAACACCATCAACTTCTAAAAGGGTATTCATTTCTGCAAAGTCAGACTCAGAAAAGCCATCTTCACCTCCACTTCAGATCAGATCCAATATCAAGCTACAAAAG GTGTTTGAAGATAAATCTAGTGGTATAGTATGTTACAGAGATGATAAAGGAGAAGTAATTTGTGAAGGATACGATGAAGGACCTAGGATTCCCCAAACCTTGTTTTCAAGATTTTCTTCTCATCAAAG AGATGGAGAAGCCATGATACGTCTCCTTAAAAGAAGTCTTCTTTTAGTCATAGGAGGTGCTGGTAAAGTCAACTAA